The Streptomyces sp. Je 1-332 genome has a window encoding:
- a CDS encoding methyltransferase domain-containing protein: MPEETAVYTHGHHESVLRSHTWRTAANSAAYLLDAVKPHMRILDIGCGPGTITADLAELVPEGHVTGVDHAPGILDRARATAAERGLENVEFAVADVHALDYPDDSFCVVHAHQVLQHVGDPVRALSEMRRVCAPGGIVAARDADYSAMTWYPNSPVMDGWLELYLRVARANGGEPDAGRRLKSWALAAGFDDVTASSGTWCYSSAEERAWWSGLWADRTVASAYAERAVRDGHADAGELRTIADAWREWGSRDDGWFTVLHGEILCRK, encoded by the coding sequence ATGCCGGAGGAGACCGCCGTCTACACGCACGGACACCACGAGTCCGTCCTGCGCTCCCACACCTGGCGGACCGCCGCCAACTCCGCCGCCTACCTCCTCGACGCGGTGAAGCCGCACATGCGGATCCTGGACATCGGCTGCGGCCCCGGCACCATCACCGCCGACCTGGCCGAGCTCGTCCCCGAGGGGCACGTGACGGGGGTCGACCACGCGCCCGGCATCCTGGACCGGGCCCGCGCGACGGCGGCCGAACGCGGCCTGGAGAACGTGGAGTTCGCCGTCGCGGACGTGCACGCCCTGGACTACCCCGACGACTCGTTCTGCGTCGTGCACGCGCACCAGGTGCTCCAGCACGTCGGCGACCCGGTGCGCGCCCTGAGCGAGATGCGGCGCGTCTGCGCACCGGGCGGCATCGTCGCCGCCCGCGACGCGGACTACTCGGCGATGACCTGGTACCCGAACTCCCCCGTCATGGACGGCTGGCTGGAGCTGTATCTGCGGGTGGCCCGCGCCAACGGCGGTGAGCCGGACGCGGGTCGCCGCCTCAAGTCCTGGGCCCTGGCGGCCGGTTTCGACGACGTCACCGCGAGCTCGGGCACGTGGTGCTACAGCTCGGCCGAGGAGCGCGCCTGGTGGAGCGGGCTCTGGGCGGACCGCACGGTCGCCTCCGCCTACGCGGAACGAGCCGTGCGGGACGGACACGCCGATGCCGGGGAACTGCGGACGATCGCCGACGCGTGGCGGGAGTGGGGCTCGCGTGACGACGGTTGGTTCACCGTGCTGCACGGCGAGATCCTCTGCCGTAAGTGA
- the ligD gene encoding non-homologous end-joining DNA ligase has product MTSARTLRAGRRTVQLHRPDKVLFPAGDGTGHTKGDLADYYRAVAPFMLPHLRSRPLMLERHPDGVDGPRFMQKETPDHYPEWITRVEVAKEGGTVHHTVCDDTATLLYLADQACLTLHRWTSRAAGAGGITHPDRLVFDLDPAKDDFGPVREAAGLLGELLDHVGLPSALMTTGSRGLHVIVPLNGRHDFDDVRAFARDVAETLAQAHPEQLTTAARKKDRGDRLYLDVQRNAYAQTAVAPFSVRAKPGAPVAVPVAWDDLDDPALGARRWTIEDAVEQARTDPWAGLLRSGRALGPARRKLRALSG; this is encoded by the coding sequence ATGACCAGCGCACGAACGCTGCGGGCGGGGCGTCGCACCGTACAGCTGCACCGTCCCGACAAGGTCCTCTTCCCGGCCGGCGACGGAACGGGCCATACGAAAGGCGACCTCGCGGACTACTACCGGGCCGTCGCCCCGTTCATGCTGCCCCACCTGCGCAGTCGCCCCCTGATGCTGGAGCGGCACCCGGACGGGGTCGACGGGCCCCGCTTCATGCAGAAGGAAACCCCCGACCACTACCCGGAGTGGATCACCCGCGTCGAGGTCGCCAAGGAGGGCGGCACCGTCCACCACACGGTGTGCGACGACACCGCCACGCTCCTCTACCTCGCCGACCAGGCCTGCCTCACGCTGCACCGCTGGACGTCCCGCGCCGCCGGCGCCGGCGGCATCACCCACCCCGACCGGCTCGTCTTCGACCTCGACCCGGCCAAGGACGACTTCGGCCCCGTCCGCGAGGCGGCGGGCCTCCTGGGCGAACTGCTCGACCACGTCGGCCTGCCGTCCGCCCTGATGACCACGGGCTCGCGTGGACTGCACGTCATCGTGCCCCTCAACGGCCGCCACGACTTCGACGACGTACGCGCCTTCGCACGGGACGTCGCCGAGACCCTCGCCCAGGCCCACCCCGAGCAGCTCACGACGGCCGCCCGCAAGAAGGACCGCGGCGACCGCCTCTATCTCGACGTGCAGCGCAACGCGTACGCGCAGACCGCCGTCGCCCCGTTCTCGGTCCGTGCCAAACCCGGTGCGCCGGTCGCCGTGCCCGTCGCCTGGGACGACCTCGACGACCCCGCGCTGGGCGCCCGCCGCTGGACCATCGAGGACGCCGTCGAGCAGGCCCGCACCGATCCCTGGGCGGGCCTTCTGCGGTCCGGGCGCGCCCTCGGCCCGGCCCGCCGCAAGCTGCGCGCCCTGAGCGGCTGA
- a CDS encoding hydrophobic protein, producing the protein MVPILLVLLLALLLFGAGFAVKILWWIAIAVLVIWLVGFLMRSTTASGTRSRWYRW; encoded by the coding sequence ATGGTTCCTATTCTGCTGGTCCTTCTGCTGGCCCTGCTCCTCTTCGGCGCGGGGTTCGCCGTGAAGATCCTCTGGTGGATCGCCATCGCCGTGCTCGTCATCTGGCTGGTCGGGTTCCTGATGCGCAGCACGACGGCCAGTGGGACGAGGTCCCGCTGGTACCGGTGGTAG
- a CDS encoding ATP-binding cassette domain-containing protein produces MGHLEAAHIEYYLPDGRALLGDVSFRVGEGAIVALVGANGAGKTTLLRLISGEIQPHGGTVTVSGGLGVMPQFVGSVRDETTVRDLLVSVSNARIRETAKAVDVAEHLIMTVDDEAAQLQYAQALSDWAEAHGYEAETLWDMCTMAALGIPYDKAQFREVRTLSGGEQKRLVLEALLRGGDEVLLLDEPDNYLDVPGKCWLEERLKETRKTVLFVSHDRELLARAAEKIVSVEPGPAGADAWVHGGGFATFHEARRERFARFEELRRRWDEKHAQLKKLVLSLRQAASISHELASRYAAAQTRLRKFEEAGPPPEPPREQDITMRLQGGRTGIRAITCKNLELTGLMKPFDLEVFYGERVAVLGSNGSGKSHFLRLLAGGDVSHTGDWKLGARVVAGHFAQTHAHPELFGRTLLDILWREHAQAKGPAMSRLRRYELTGQAEQRFERLSGGQQARFQILLLELEGSTALLLDEPTDNLDLESAEALQEGLEAYEGTVLAVTHDRWFARSFDRYLVFGSDGLVRETPEPVWDERRVERKR; encoded by the coding sequence ATGGGACATCTGGAAGCCGCGCACATCGAGTACTACCTGCCGGACGGCCGAGCCCTGCTCGGTGATGTCTCCTTCCGTGTCGGTGAGGGCGCCATCGTCGCCCTCGTCGGGGCGAACGGCGCGGGGAAGACCACCCTGCTCCGCCTCATCTCGGGCGAGATCCAGCCCCACGGCGGCACGGTCACGGTCAGCGGCGGCCTCGGCGTCATGCCGCAGTTCGTGGGCTCCGTACGCGACGAGACGACCGTGCGCGACCTGCTCGTCTCCGTCTCGAACGCCCGCATCCGCGAGACCGCGAAGGCCGTGGACGTCGCCGAGCACCTGATCATGACGGTCGACGACGAGGCCGCCCAGCTCCAGTACGCCCAGGCGCTCTCCGACTGGGCCGAGGCGCACGGCTACGAGGCCGAGACCCTCTGGGACATGTGCACCATGGCCGCGCTCGGCATCCCGTACGACAAGGCGCAGTTCCGCGAGGTCCGCACGCTCTCCGGCGGTGAACAGAAGCGCCTCGTGCTCGAGGCCCTGCTGCGCGGCGGAGACGAGGTGCTGCTCCTGGACGAGCCGGACAACTACCTCGACGTCCCCGGAAAGTGCTGGCTGGAGGAGCGGCTCAAGGAGACCCGCAAGACCGTCCTGTTCGTCTCGCACGACCGCGAGCTCCTCGCCCGCGCCGCCGAGAAGATCGTCAGCGTCGAGCCGGGCCCAGCGGGCGCCGACGCCTGGGTGCACGGCGGCGGCTTCGCCACCTTCCACGAGGCGCGGCGCGAGCGCTTCGCGCGCTTCGAGGAGCTGCGCAGGCGCTGGGACGAGAAGCACGCCCAGCTGAAGAAGCTGGTGCTCAGCCTGCGCCAGGCCGCCTCCATCAGCCACGAGCTGGCCTCGCGGTACGCCGCCGCGCAGACCCGCCTTCGCAAGTTCGAGGAGGCGGGGCCGCCGCCCGAGCCGCCCCGCGAGCAGGACATCACCATGCGGCTCCAGGGCGGGCGGACCGGCATCCGGGCCATCACCTGCAAGAACCTCGAACTGACCGGCCTGATGAAACCCTTCGACCTGGAGGTCTTCTACGGCGAGCGGGTCGCCGTCCTCGGCTCGAACGGCTCGGGCAAGTCGCACTTCCTGCGCCTCCTCGCCGGCGGCGACGTCTCGCACACCGGCGACTGGAAGCTCGGCGCGCGCGTCGTGGCGGGCCACTTCGCGCAGACCCACGCCCACCCGGAGCTCTTCGGCCGCACGCTTCTGGACATCCTGTGGCGCGAGCACGCCCAGGCCAAGGGTCCCGCGATGTCGCGCCTGCGCCGCTACGAGCTCACGGGCCAGGCCGAGCAGCGCTTCGAGCGGCTCTCGGGCGGCCAGCAGGCGCGCTTCCAGATCCTGCTCCTGGAGCTGGAGGGCTCCACGGCCCTGCTGCTCGACGAGCCCACCGACAACCTCGACCTGGAGTCGGCCGAGGCGCTCCAGGAGGGCCTTGAGGCATACGAGGGCACGGTCCTCGCCGTGACGCACGACCGCTGGTTCGCCCGCTCCTTCGACCGCTATCTGGTCTTCGGCAGCGACGGACTCGTGCGCGAGACGCCCGAGCCGGTGTGGGACGAGCGGCGCGTGGAGCGGAAGCGGTAG
- a CDS encoding transketolase, with amino-acid sequence MTTSELAPLARQLRVDSVRAAAAAGSGHPTSSMSAADLMAVLLAHHLRYDFDRPDHPGNDRFILSKGHASPLLYAAYKAAGVVSDSELLTFREQGSRLEGHPTPRRIPWVEVATGSLGQGLPIGVGMALSGKRLDRIPYRVWVLCGDSELAEGSVWEAVEHAGYEQLDNLTAVVDVNRLGQRGPTRHAWDLDAYARRFAAFGWHVVEVDGHDLEDVDRAFQEARSTTRQPTVVLARTVKGKGVAAAEDREGLHGKPLPDAEAAIEELGGADGGAGVRVEVRKPAAARALHATRSGHLELPRHEVGEAVATRTAFGQALTALGTARGDVVALDGEVGDSTRTEYFAKEHPDRYFECYIAEQQLVAAAVGLAVRDWVPYASTFAAFLTRAHDFVRMAAVSGAGINIVGSHAGVAIGQDGPSQMGLEDLAMFRAVHGSTVLYPCDAHQTGKLVAQMADLDGVRYLRTSRGDAPVIYGPGEEFPVGGSKVLRSSDADRITLVAAGVTVHEALSAAEFLDREGIQVRVIDLYSVKPVDRATLREAAERTGCLLTVEDHRPEGGIGDAVAEAFADGGPVPRLVRLAVNTMPGSAYPDEQLHDAGIDAESIAAAARLLVEQAVVR; translated from the coding sequence ATGACCACCAGCGAACTCGCCCCACTCGCCCGGCAGTTGCGGGTCGACTCCGTCCGCGCCGCGGCCGCCGCGGGCTCCGGGCACCCCACGTCGTCGATGTCCGCCGCCGACCTGATGGCGGTGCTCCTCGCGCACCATCTGCGCTACGACTTCGACCGCCCCGACCATCCCGGCAACGACCGCTTCATCCTCTCCAAGGGGCACGCCTCGCCCCTCCTGTACGCGGCCTACAAGGCGGCGGGCGTCGTCAGCGACAGCGAGCTGCTGACCTTCCGCGAGCAGGGCAGCCGCCTCGAAGGGCACCCCACGCCGCGCCGCATCCCGTGGGTCGAGGTCGCCACCGGGTCCCTCGGCCAGGGGCTTCCCATCGGCGTCGGCATGGCCCTTTCCGGCAAGCGGCTCGACCGGATCCCCTACCGGGTCTGGGTGCTGTGCGGCGACAGTGAACTCGCCGAGGGCTCGGTGTGGGAGGCCGTCGAACACGCGGGATACGAGCAGCTGGACAACCTGACCGCCGTCGTCGACGTCAACCGCCTCGGGCAGCGCGGCCCCACCCGTCACGCCTGGGATCTCGACGCCTACGCACGTCGCTTCGCCGCCTTCGGCTGGCATGTCGTCGAGGTCGACGGCCACGACCTGGAGGACGTCGACCGCGCCTTCCAGGAGGCCCGCTCCACCACCCGGCAGCCCACGGTCGTCCTCGCCCGCACCGTCAAGGGCAAGGGCGTCGCCGCCGCCGAGGACCGCGAGGGCCTGCACGGCAAACCGCTGCCGGACGCGGAAGCGGCGATCGAGGAGCTGGGCGGCGCGGACGGCGGGGCCGGCGTGCGCGTCGAGGTGCGCAAGCCCGCCGCCGCGCGGGCGCTGCACGCGACGCGCAGCGGCCACCTGGAGCTGCCGCGCCACGAGGTGGGCGAAGCCGTCGCCACCCGCACCGCCTTCGGTCAGGCGCTGACCGCGCTCGGCACCGCGCGCGGCGACGTCGTGGCCCTCGACGGGGAGGTCGGCGACTCCACGCGGACCGAGTACTTCGCCAAGGAACACCCCGACCGCTACTTCGAGTGCTACATCGCCGAGCAGCAACTCGTCGCCGCAGCCGTGGGGTTGGCGGTGCGCGACTGGGTGCCGTACGCGTCGACGTTCGCCGCGTTCCTCACCCGGGCCCACGACTTCGTCCGGATGGCGGCGGTCAGCGGCGCCGGCATCAACATCGTCGGATCGCACGCGGGTGTGGCCATCGGCCAGGACGGGCCGTCCCAGATGGGCCTCGAAGACCTGGCGATGTTCCGCGCCGTACACGGTTCGACGGTCCTGTATCCGTGCGACGCCCACCAGACCGGCAAGCTCGTCGCGCAGATGGCGGATCTGGACGGCGTACGGTACCTGCGTACGTCACGCGGCGACGCGCCGGTCATCTACGGGCCGGGCGAGGAGTTCCCCGTCGGCGGCTCCAAGGTCCTGCGCTCCTCCGACGCCGACCGGATCACGCTGGTCGCGGCGGGCGTGACCGTGCACGAGGCGCTGAGCGCCGCCGAGTTCCTCGACCGCGAGGGCATCCAGGTGCGCGTCATCGACCTGTACTCGGTCAAGCCCGTCGACCGCGCCACCCTGCGCGAGGCCGCGGAACGCACCGGCTGCCTGCTCACCGTCGAGGACCACCGGCCGGAGGGCGGCATCGGAGACGCCGTCGCCGAGGCCTTCGCCGACGGAGGCCCGGTGCCGCGCCTGGTGCGGCTCGCGGTGAACACGATGCCGGGCTCGGCGTACCCCGACGAGCAGCTGCACGACGCCGGCATCGACGCCGAGTCCATCGCGGCGGCCGCTCGGCTGCTCGTGGAGCAAGCGGTCGTGCGCTGA